Proteins from a genomic interval of Alteromonas macleodii ATCC 27126:
- a CDS encoding efflux RND transporter permease subunit, with protein sequence MARFFIDRPVFAWVLAIITMMAGVLAITSLPIEQYPKVAPPSVTISATYPGASAETVENSVTQVIEQSLTGIDNLRYFSASSSNSSMSITLTFEPGADPDIAQVQTQNKVQGALPLLPTQVQQQGVTVTKANSAFALAVGFYSEDDSMTQYDLSDLLVSQFRDPISRVNGVGNVRVFGAQRSMRIWLDPDKLYSYNLTPTDVQGAVQVQNTDVSAGQLGGMPAIENQQINATIQAQSRLQTVEDFENIVLRVNTDGSQVRVRDVARVELGAQSYDVIVRYDRKPASGMAISLASGANALDTIKAVKARVEELRSNLPDTVKVVYPVDSSPFIELSIESVVHTLIEAVVLVFLVMLLFLQNWRATLIPTIAVPVVLLGTFAVLLAFGFSINVLTMFAMVLAIGLLVDDAIVVVENVERIMEEEGLSPAEATKKSMTQITGALVGIAAVLSTVFIPMAFFSGSAGAIYRQFSVTIVSAMAFSVLVAIVLSPSLCATLLKKHPENHDKNKGFFGWFNRTFNKGRDRYQKTTTHMAQRFKRYFVVYGLLVGGMAFIFSQLPGAFLPDEDQGRMMVLVSTPPGATAGRTLESIKQVEDYILEQEQDAVNGMFAVVGFSFAGQAQNAGMAFLNFNDWSVRDENNSAFAVMNRAFGAFSQIQDASAFPIVPPPIMELGNATGFDMQLVDRGGNGHEALMNARNQLLGMAAQNPKLAGVRPNGLSDVPQFKINIDSEKASALGLNLSEINNALQIAWGSSYVNDFIDKGRIKRVYMQADLPHRMTPEDLDKWFVRNSDGEMVAFNTFSTTEWVYGSPKLERFNGVSSVNIQGSAAEGISSGEAMAEMQKLVEQLPPGFAIEWSGLSYEEQEAGSQAPMLYALSILIVFLCLAALYESWSVPFAVMLVVPLGILGSVTAAFIFNLPNDVYLQVAFLTTVGLAAKNAILIVEFAKEQYENGEDLMTAVSNAASQRFRPILMTSMAFILGVTPLALASGAGAASQNAIGIAVMGGMFAATFLAIFFVPMFYVLVEKLFHREDK encoded by the coding sequence ATGGCTCGTTTCTTTATAGACAGGCCCGTGTTTGCATGGGTGCTGGCAATTATCACAATGATGGCGGGTGTGTTGGCAATTACCTCACTCCCCATTGAACAATATCCCAAGGTGGCACCGCCTTCGGTGACTATCTCAGCAACGTATCCTGGAGCATCTGCAGAAACCGTAGAGAACTCGGTTACTCAGGTAATAGAACAAAGCCTGACGGGAATTGATAACCTACGTTATTTCTCGGCAAGCAGTTCGAACAGCAGCATGTCTATTACGCTCACTTTTGAGCCAGGTGCTGACCCTGATATTGCGCAAGTACAAACTCAGAATAAGGTACAGGGTGCACTGCCGCTGTTGCCTACTCAGGTACAGCAACAAGGGGTAACCGTAACTAAAGCAAATAGCGCATTTGCATTGGCAGTTGGCTTCTATTCTGAAGACGACTCAATGACGCAATATGACCTGAGCGACCTGTTAGTTTCTCAATTTCGCGACCCGATTTCCCGTGTTAATGGAGTGGGAAATGTACGGGTATTCGGTGCGCAGCGTTCAATGCGTATATGGTTAGATCCAGATAAACTGTACAGCTACAATCTTACACCTACTGACGTTCAAGGTGCTGTTCAGGTACAAAATACTGATGTGTCTGCTGGTCAACTAGGTGGTATGCCTGCAATAGAAAATCAGCAAATTAACGCGACAATTCAAGCGCAGAGTCGCCTTCAAACCGTTGAAGATTTTGAAAACATCGTACTTCGCGTAAATACCGATGGTTCTCAGGTTCGCGTGCGTGACGTTGCGCGTGTTGAACTGGGTGCGCAAAGCTACGACGTTATTGTTCGATACGATCGCAAGCCTGCATCAGGTATGGCGATAAGCCTTGCCTCTGGCGCAAACGCACTAGATACCATTAAGGCAGTAAAAGCCCGAGTTGAAGAACTGCGCTCGAATTTGCCAGATACAGTTAAAGTGGTTTACCCGGTTGATAGTTCTCCTTTTATCGAGCTGTCTATCGAGTCGGTAGTACATACGCTTATTGAAGCGGTAGTACTGGTATTCTTGGTGATGCTACTGTTCCTTCAAAATTGGCGTGCAACGTTGATCCCTACCATTGCGGTACCTGTGGTATTGCTCGGCACCTTTGCTGTGCTACTGGCATTTGGCTTTAGTATTAACGTGCTAACCATGTTTGCTATGGTACTTGCTATCGGTCTGCTCGTAGATGATGCCATCGTGGTGGTGGAAAACGTTGAACGTATTATGGAAGAGGAAGGTCTCTCACCTGCCGAAGCCACTAAAAAGTCGATGACTCAAATCACAGGTGCACTTGTTGGTATTGCGGCCGTGCTTTCAACGGTATTTATTCCAATGGCGTTCTTCAGCGGCTCAGCAGGCGCTATTTATCGTCAGTTCTCGGTTACTATCGTGTCGGCTATGGCATTTTCGGTATTGGTCGCCATTGTCCTTTCACCGTCTTTGTGCGCCACGTTATTGAAAAAGCATCCGGAAAACCATGACAAAAACAAAGGCTTCTTTGGCTGGTTTAACCGCACGTTTAACAAAGGCCGCGATCGCTATCAAAAGACTACAACTCATATGGCGCAACGCTTTAAGCGCTATTTCGTTGTTTATGGTTTGCTGGTAGGTGGTATGGCATTTATTTTCAGCCAGCTTCCTGGCGCGTTTCTTCCAGATGAAGACCAAGGGCGTATGATGGTGTTGGTAAGCACACCGCCTGGTGCAACAGCTGGCCGTACGCTCGAGTCTATCAAGCAAGTGGAAGACTATATTCTTGAGCAAGAACAAGACGCGGTTAACGGCATGTTCGCGGTTGTGGGCTTTAGCTTTGCGGGTCAGGCGCAAAACGCAGGTATGGCTTTCTTAAACTTCAACGACTGGAGCGTAAGAGACGAAAATAATTCTGCGTTTGCAGTGATGAACCGAGCTTTTGGCGCGTTTAGCCAAATTCAAGATGCCTCAGCCTTTCCTATAGTGCCTCCGCCTATCATGGAACTAGGTAATGCAACGGGCTTTGATATGCAGCTTGTCGACCGTGGTGGAAATGGTCACGAAGCGCTGATGAATGCGCGTAATCAGCTGTTGGGCATGGCAGCGCAGAATCCAAAGCTGGCGGGTGTTCGCCCCAATGGTTTAAGCGATGTACCTCAATTTAAAATCAATATTGATAGCGAGAAAGCGTCGGCACTTGGATTGAATTTAAGTGAGATCAATAACGCGCTTCAAATAGCGTGGGGGTCCAGCTACGTAAATGACTTCATTGATAAAGGTCGAATTAAGCGTGTTTACATGCAGGCAGATTTGCCTCATCGCATGACCCCTGAAGACTTGGATAAGTGGTTTGTTCGCAACAGCGACGGCGAGATGGTGGCGTTTAACACGTTCTCGACCACTGAATGGGTTTATGGCTCACCTAAGTTAGAGCGTTTTAACGGCGTGTCGTCTGTCAATATTCAAGGTAGTGCTGCTGAAGGTATCTCTTCGGGTGAAGCAATGGCTGAAATGCAGAAATTGGTTGAGCAGTTACCGCCAGGCTTCGCAATTGAATGGTCAGGCCTATCTTATGAAGAGCAGGAAGCAGGCTCGCAAGCGCCTATGCTTTACGCACTATCAATCTTGATTGTTTTCTTGTGCTTAGCAGCCCTGTACGAAAGCTGGTCTGTGCCATTCGCCGTTATGTTAGTGGTACCTTTGGGGATTCTCGGCTCTGTAACCGCTGCGTTTATTTTCAACTTGCCGAACGATGTGTACCTGCAAGTAGCGTTTTTGACTACCGTAGGTTTGGCGGCGAAAAACGCTATTCTTATTGTCGAATTTGCAAAAGAGCAGTATGAAAACGGCGAAGATTTAATGACTGCGGTTTCAAATGCAGCCTCTCAGCGTTTCCGCCCAATTCTAATGACGTCAATGGCGTTTATTTTGGGAGTAACGCCGTTAGCACTAGCTAGCGGAGCAGGCGCAGCCAGCCAAAATGCAATAGGTATTGCGGTTATGGGTGGTATGTTCGCCGCTACCTTCTTGGCGATTTTCTTCGTGCCCATGTTCTATGTGCTGGTAGAAAAACTCTTTCACAGGGAAGACAAGTAA
- a CDS encoding alpha/beta hydrolase, translated as MTTVVFSHGKESGPWGSKITTLSNVASDMGFGVESIDYQDLDCPEARLARLKEFIAEKCNDVVLVGSSMGGYVSLAAASQISARGVFLMAPALYLPNYEIQRFPYDGYVSLVHGWNDDIVPIENSLKYARHQKAQLLLLNDGHRLANSKSVISPFFRNWLEKFRY; from the coding sequence ATGACCACCGTTGTTTTTTCTCACGGCAAAGAAAGCGGTCCATGGGGCAGTAAAATAACAACGCTTTCAAATGTAGCGAGCGATATGGGTTTTGGCGTCGAGAGTATTGATTATCAAGATCTCGACTGCCCGGAAGCTCGCCTAGCGCGACTTAAAGAGTTTATTGCTGAAAAGTGCAATGATGTTGTTCTGGTTGGCTCAAGCATGGGCGGCTATGTATCACTTGCCGCAGCAAGCCAAATCTCGGCACGAGGCGTATTCCTTATGGCTCCTGCACTGTATTTGCCAAACTACGAAATTCAACGGTTCCCCTACGACGGCTACGTGAGCCTAGTGCACGGCTGGAATGACGATATCGTGCCTATCGAAAATAGCTTAAAGTACGCGCGCCATCAAAAAGCTCAGCTCTTGTTACTTAATGACGGCCATCGCCTAGCGAATAGCAAATCTGTTATTTCTCCGTTTTTCAGAAATTGGTTGGAAAAATTTCGATACTAA
- a CDS encoding bifunctional acetyl-CoA hydrolase/transferase family protein/GNAT family N-acetyltransferase yields the protein MTFSLPQAPQWSSLIKSGCRVFVGGNASVPHALVQHLIDNSEGFSDIELVHMLALGDTRWVKEEYKNLFKANTFFIGGEAMRKAVDEGRADYTPVFLSEISSLFSDGTLALDAALVNVSPPDEFGYCSLGPAVDIAMSAIRQSKKVIAQINPQVPRTAGHSYIHISEITACIEAEEPLVEVTPPPIDSVAERIGQYVSMLVDDGATLQFGIGKIPSATLKYLCNHKDLGIHSEMLTDSIIELLESGAITNKKKTFHPGKIVTSFAIGTRQLYDLIDSNPHIEFYPSSYVNKPTNIAKNDNMVAINSALEVDLTGQVVADSLGYDFYSGIGGQVDFVTGASISKGGKAIIALPSTAKNETISRITPRISEGAGVVTSRGNVQYVVTEYGIASLKGKSIRERALELIRVAHPKFRAALLEEVRQHYWVPHYQEKYPTDIPELGAIQLKKLNIQGETYYMRPLNPADERRLQEFFYSHTKETLRLRYNYDPKQMSREKSCNLVSVDQSSDAALCIVRQEGSRITIHAVGRFYFNPNDNTCEAAFVTRETQQGKGMASRLLNELINVAKKRGIAKMMAYVRGDNSPMIAIFEQAQFKRKFTGDPSDIELVLDVASLA from the coding sequence ATGACATTTAGTTTACCTCAAGCGCCACAATGGTCGTCGCTGATAAAGTCTGGTTGCCGTGTCTTTGTTGGCGGAAATGCCTCGGTGCCGCATGCACTAGTGCAGCATCTCATTGATAACAGCGAAGGGTTTAGCGACATCGAGCTGGTTCATATGCTGGCTTTAGGCGACACCCGATGGGTGAAAGAAGAGTATAAAAACCTCTTTAAAGCGAATACATTCTTCATTGGTGGCGAAGCCATGCGTAAGGCGGTCGATGAGGGCCGTGCTGACTATACCCCCGTTTTCCTGTCTGAAATATCAAGCTTATTCAGCGACGGTACGCTGGCACTGGATGCTGCGCTGGTTAACGTAAGCCCACCCGATGAATTCGGCTATTGCTCACTAGGTCCTGCAGTGGATATTGCTATGTCAGCAATCAGACAAAGCAAAAAGGTCATTGCTCAAATTAATCCTCAGGTGCCAAGAACCGCCGGGCACTCTTATATTCATATCAGCGAAATAACGGCCTGCATTGAAGCCGAAGAGCCGCTTGTTGAAGTAACGCCGCCGCCTATCGATTCGGTGGCAGAGCGAATTGGTCAGTATGTATCTATGCTGGTGGACGACGGTGCTACGTTGCAATTTGGTATTGGGAAAATACCGAGTGCCACCCTTAAATATCTGTGTAACCATAAAGACCTAGGCATTCACAGCGAAATGCTCACCGACAGTATTATTGAACTGTTGGAGTCGGGCGCTATCACCAACAAGAAGAAGACTTTCCACCCCGGTAAAATTGTTACTAGCTTTGCTATTGGTACTCGCCAGCTTTACGATTTAATCGACAGCAACCCTCACATCGAGTTTTATCCAAGTAGCTACGTAAACAAACCCACCAATATTGCCAAGAACGATAATATGGTTGCCATTAACAGTGCGCTTGAAGTGGATTTAACCGGTCAGGTCGTCGCCGATTCATTGGGCTACGACTTTTACAGTGGCATAGGCGGGCAAGTTGATTTCGTAACGGGCGCGTCTATCAGTAAAGGTGGGAAAGCGATTATAGCGCTGCCTTCTACTGCCAAGAATGAAACCATTTCCCGTATCACACCCCGTATAAGTGAAGGGGCGGGTGTTGTTACTTCGCGAGGGAATGTTCAGTACGTGGTGACCGAATACGGCATAGCATCGCTTAAAGGCAAAAGCATTCGAGAGCGTGCATTGGAACTTATTCGTGTGGCACACCCCAAATTCCGTGCAGCGCTCTTAGAAGAAGTAAGACAGCATTATTGGGTACCTCATTATCAGGAAAAGTACCCAACCGATATTCCAGAACTGGGTGCTATTCAGCTTAAAAAACTGAATATTCAGGGGGAAACCTATTACATGCGCCCGCTGAACCCCGCCGATGAAAGGCGTTTGCAGGAATTCTTTTACTCCCATACGAAAGAAACACTAAGGCTGCGTTACAACTACGACCCGAAGCAAATGTCGCGCGAAAAGTCGTGTAATTTAGTGTCGGTGGATCAAAGCTCAGATGCGGCGTTATGTATTGTAAGGCAAGAAGGCTCCCGTATTACCATTCACGCAGTAGGGCGTTTTTACTTCAATCCAAATGACAATACCTGTGAAGCAGCGTTTGTTACCCGTGAAACCCAGCAAGGGAAGGGGATGGCAAGCAGGCTGCTAAACGAATTGATCAACGTTGCGAAAAAACGAGGCATTGCAAAGATGATGGCCTACGTGCGTGGCGACAACAGCCCGATGATTGCCATTTTCGAGCAAGCGCAATTTAAACGGAAGTTCACTGGCGACCCCAGTGACATAGAGTTAGTACTAGATGTGGCATCACTCGCATGA
- a CDS encoding histone deacetylase family protein yields MTIKIFRGKHGTKHDLGKDHPESPDRLFAIDDQLLSSGLDMVCEHADATPIAEAYLKLAHDPYYVKSVFEHAAQSIFSDHEKTLYSERKDNVAWLDEDTGLMRHSLNAALESAGAGCNAVDWVMEGSDRQAFCATRPPGHHATYDSAMGFCIFNNIVIAARYALQNYELKRVAIIDFDVHHGNGTEQIVAGDQRIMLCSSFQHPFYPHSGSPVSASNILSVPLEAGSTGEVFREKVQHWFNALRNFQPELIFISAGFDAHAEDPMAHLRLVEDDYFWISQQLRAVADECCHGRIVSMLEGGYDLSALGRSVVSHLKGMSRPIEETQ; encoded by the coding sequence ATGACAATTAAAATTTTTCGCGGCAAACACGGCACTAAACACGACTTAGGGAAAGATCATCCCGAGTCACCGGATCGCCTGTTCGCCATAGACGACCAATTACTGTCTTCTGGACTCGATATGGTGTGTGAGCACGCTGATGCTACGCCTATTGCTGAAGCTTATCTTAAGCTAGCCCACGACCCTTACTATGTGAAAAGTGTGTTTGAGCATGCGGCTCAGTCCATATTTAGCGACCACGAAAAAACGCTCTATTCCGAACGCAAGGATAACGTGGCATGGTTAGACGAAGATACCGGCTTGATGCGACACAGCTTAAATGCAGCACTTGAGTCGGCTGGTGCGGGATGTAATGCGGTGGATTGGGTTATGGAAGGCAGTGACAGGCAGGCGTTCTGCGCGACAAGGCCGCCAGGTCACCACGCTACATACGACAGCGCCATGGGCTTCTGTATTTTTAATAACATTGTTATAGCTGCGCGCTATGCCCTTCAAAACTATGAACTAAAGCGCGTTGCCATAATCGATTTTGATGTTCACCACGGAAACGGTACCGAGCAAATTGTTGCTGGCGATCAACGCATCATGCTTTGCAGCAGTTTCCAGCATCCTTTTTATCCACACAGTGGTTCACCGGTGTCGGCAAGTAATATTCTTTCTGTGCCGCTAGAAGCAGGCTCTACAGGTGAAGTATTTAGAGAAAAAGTGCAGCACTGGTTTAACGCATTGCGCAACTTTCAACCTGAGCTGATTTTTATCTCAGCGGGTTTTGATGCCCACGCAGAAGATCCTATGGCGCATTTGCGACTGGTGGAAGACGATTATTTCTGGATAAGCCAACAACTTCGCGCAGTGGCTGACGAGTGTTGCCATGGTCGCATAGTCAGCATGTTAGAAGGTGGCTACGATTTAAGTGCACTAGGCCGCAGTGTGGTGTCGCACCTTAAAGGTATGAGCCGCCCTATTGAAGAAACTCAATAG
- a CDS encoding MauE/DoxX family redox-associated membrane protein, producing the protein MSKRAVLYRMVTPDHICPFGLKSKDLLERKGYDVEDHHLSNRSETDAFKEKYNVKTTPQTFIDDKRIGGYDDLRDYFNLKQESEFGSRYTPIIVIFSLAALVVFALMLKGGLPTGLEPFIMNFIGVTMVILALQKLQDIVAFSNQFITYDLLAMKHVRYSYVYPFAEAFAGIGMLAGLPALLVSPVSIFIGAIGAVSVIKAVYIDKRELKCACVGGNSDLPLGFISLTENLAMLGAGLYMLTRWIA; encoded by the coding sequence ATGTCAAAGCGCGCCGTTCTTTATCGCATGGTTACCCCTGATCACATTTGTCCCTTCGGACTTAAGTCGAAAGATTTGCTAGAAAGAAAGGGCTACGATGTTGAAGACCATCACTTGTCCAACCGAAGTGAAACTGACGCTTTTAAAGAGAAGTACAATGTGAAAACCACGCCGCAAACGTTTATCGATGATAAGCGAATTGGTGGCTATGATGACTTACGAGATTATTTCAATTTGAAGCAAGAAAGTGAGTTCGGTTCGCGCTACACACCTATCATTGTGATTTTTTCTTTAGCCGCCCTTGTAGTATTTGCGCTTATGCTAAAAGGTGGACTCCCGACAGGTCTTGAACCTTTCATAATGAATTTCATTGGCGTCACCATGGTGATCCTCGCATTACAAAAACTACAGGACATTGTAGCGTTCTCAAATCAATTCATTACCTATGACTTACTTGCAATGAAGCACGTAAGGTACTCGTATGTGTACCCTTTCGCAGAAGCGTTTGCTGGGATTGGTATGCTAGCGGGGCTTCCCGCACTATTAGTTTCACCCGTTTCTATTTTTATCGGTGCAATAGGTGCAGTTTCAGTTATTAAAGCGGTATACATCGATAAACGTGAACTTAAGTGCGCCTGTGTGGGCGGTAATTCAGACCTTCCTCTTGGGTTTATCTCGCTTACCGAAAACCTTGCCATGTTAGGTGCTGGCCTTTACATGCTTACACGATGGATAGCCTAA